One genomic segment of Mesoterricola silvestris includes these proteins:
- a CDS encoding nucleobase:cation symporter-2 family protein, which produces MSQEQAVHPVDEVLPLGRLSLLGIQHVLVMYAGAVAVPLIVGGALRLPKEQLAMLINADLFACGVATLIQALGVGRFGIRMPVMMGVTFAAVSPMVVMAGNPAIGITGIFGAVIAAGLFGILIAPVVSWLLPLFPPVVTGSIISVIGISLMKIGINWAAGGPHPGIPGYGSLGNLAIAGTVLVAILLIIRFVKGFFANIAVLMGIILGMVISIGLHRVSFENIGAQPWFAVVRPFQFGWPTFQFGAVLTMCLVMVVVMIESLGMFLALSEITGKPVDQRQLSDGLRVDGLGTLIGGLFNTFPYTSFSQNVGLVGVTGVRSRYVCVMGGAILLALGLVPRLAFVVASVPVYVLGGAGIVMFGMVAATGIRILGGVDFQRNRNNLYIVAISIGFGMIPLVADKFFREMPRPLEPLLGSGILLASLVAVALNLFFNQLKHREEASEESIQATKASEA; this is translated from the coding sequence ATGAGTCAAGAACAGGCGGTCCATCCCGTCGACGAGGTCCTGCCGCTGGGCAGGCTCTCGCTGCTCGGGATCCAGCACGTGCTGGTGATGTACGCCGGCGCGGTGGCCGTTCCCCTCATCGTGGGCGGCGCGCTGAGGCTTCCCAAGGAACAGCTGGCCATGCTCATCAACGCCGACCTCTTCGCCTGCGGCGTGGCCACCCTCATCCAGGCCCTGGGCGTGGGCCGCTTCGGGATCCGCATGCCCGTGATGATGGGCGTGACCTTCGCCGCCGTCAGCCCCATGGTGGTCATGGCCGGCAACCCCGCCATCGGCATCACCGGCATCTTCGGCGCGGTCATCGCCGCGGGCCTCTTCGGCATCCTCATCGCGCCGGTGGTGAGCTGGCTCCTGCCGCTGTTCCCGCCCGTGGTCACGGGCAGCATCATCTCGGTCATCGGCATCTCCCTCATGAAGATCGGGATCAACTGGGCCGCGGGCGGACCCCATCCGGGCATCCCGGGCTACGGTTCCCTGGGGAACCTGGCCATCGCGGGCACGGTGCTGGTGGCCATCCTCCTCATCATCCGGTTCGTGAAGGGCTTCTTCGCCAACATCGCCGTCCTCATGGGCATCATCCTGGGCATGGTCATCTCCATCGGCCTGCACCGGGTGAGCTTCGAGAACATCGGCGCCCAGCCCTGGTTCGCCGTCGTCCGGCCCTTCCAGTTCGGGTGGCCGACGTTCCAGTTCGGCGCCGTGCTCACCATGTGCCTTGTGATGGTCGTGGTGATGATCGAGTCCCTGGGCATGTTCCTGGCCCTCTCGGAGATCACCGGCAAGCCCGTGGACCAGAGGCAGCTTTCCGACGGCCTCCGGGTGGACGGCCTGGGCACCCTCATCGGCGGGCTCTTCAACACCTTCCCCTACACCTCCTTCTCGCAGAACGTGGGCCTGGTGGGCGTCACGGGGGTGCGCAGCCGCTACGTGTGCGTCATGGGCGGCGCCATCCTCCTGGCCCTGGGCCTGGTCCCCAGGCTGGCCTTCGTCGTGGCCTCGGTGCCCGTCTACGTCCTGGGCGGCGCGGGGATCGTGATGTTCGGCATGGTGGCGGCCACGGGCATCCGGATCCTGGGCGGCGTGGACTTCCAGCGGAACCGCAACAACCTCTACATCGTGGCCATCAGCATCGGCTTCGGCATGATCCCCCTGGTGGCGGACAAGTTCTTCCGGGAAATGCCCCGACCCCTCGAGCCCCTCCTCGGCAGCGGAATCCTATTGGCTTCCCTCGTCGCCGTGGCGCTCAATCTGTTCTTCAACCAGCTCAAGCACCGAGAGGAAGCGAGCGAGGAGTCCATCCAGGCCACGAAGGCAAGCGAAGCCTGA
- the ygeW gene encoding knotted carbamoyltransferase YgeW, whose amino-acid sequence MTATPTITENLRAFQGLKTDLFHKDFLLTWEHPEEEIRAIVTLADTLKQLHKAGHSFRSFDTGLAISIFRDNSTRTRFSFASAANAMGLGLSDLDEQKSQVAHGETVRETANMISFLTEVIGIRDDMFLGEGHTYMKEVGDALTDGTQRGVLHRRPSIVNLQCDIDHPTQSLADLAWLRQHFGSLENLKGKKIAMTWAYSPSYGKPLSVPQGIIGLMSRFGMDVRLAHPEGYGLISDVVDLAGKQAAKSGGKFTVTNSMEEAFAGADIVYPKSWAPYQVMERRTEMLKVSDKEGLRELEKECLANNAKHANWECTRRMMDLTADKKALYMHCLPADITDVSCKAGEVSAEVFEQYRIPTYQEAAYKPFIISALMFLTRLKDPGAKLEQIVNRAQALHL is encoded by the coding sequence ATGACCGCGACCCCCACCATCACCGAGAACCTGCGCGCCTTCCAGGGCCTGAAGACCGATCTGTTCCACAAGGATTTCCTCCTCACCTGGGAGCATCCCGAAGAGGAGATCCGGGCCATCGTCACCCTGGCCGACACCCTCAAGCAGCTGCACAAGGCCGGCCACTCCTTCCGCTCCTTCGACACCGGCCTGGCCATCTCCATCTTCCGCGACAATTCGACCCGCACCCGCTTCAGCTTCGCCAGCGCCGCCAACGCCATGGGCCTGGGCCTGTCGGACCTGGACGAGCAGAAGAGCCAGGTCGCCCACGGCGAGACCGTGCGCGAGACGGCCAACATGATCAGCTTCCTCACCGAGGTCATCGGCATCCGGGACGACATGTTCCTGGGCGAGGGCCACACCTACATGAAGGAGGTGGGCGACGCCCTCACGGACGGCACCCAGCGGGGCGTGCTCCACCGCCGTCCCAGCATCGTCAACCTCCAGTGCGACATCGACCACCCCACCCAGTCCCTGGCCGACCTGGCCTGGCTGCGCCAGCACTTCGGCAGCCTCGAGAACCTCAAGGGCAAGAAGATCGCCATGACCTGGGCCTACTCCCCCAGCTACGGCAAGCCCCTCTCCGTGCCCCAGGGCATCATCGGCCTCATGTCCCGCTTCGGCATGGACGTGCGCCTGGCCCACCCCGAAGGCTACGGCCTCATCTCCGACGTGGTGGACCTCGCCGGCAAGCAGGCCGCCAAGAGCGGCGGGAAGTTCACCGTCACCAACAGCATGGAAGAGGCCTTCGCCGGCGCCGATATCGTATACCCCAAGAGCTGGGCCCCCTATCAGGTCATGGAGCGCCGCACCGAGATGCTCAAGGTCTCCGACAAGGAGGGCCTGCGCGAGCTGGAGAAGGAGTGCCTGGCCAACAACGCCAAGCACGCCAACTGGGAATGCACCCGCAGGATGATGGACCTCACCGCGGACAAGAAGGCCCTGTACATGCACTGCCTGCCCGCGGACATCACCGACGTGAGCTGCAAGGCCGGCGAGGTTTCCGCCGAGGTCTTCGAGCAGTACCGCATTCCCACCTACCAGGAAGCTGCCTACAAGCCCTTCATCATCAGCGCCCTCATGTTCCTCACGCGCCTGAAGGATCCCGGAGCCAAGCTCGAGCAGATCGTCAACCGCGCCCAGGCCCTTCACCTGTAG
- a CDS encoding amidohydrolase family protein encodes MKIAIRNGRVAQGDRLVKADVLVEDGLIRAVGHAGPADRDLDASGCYVLPGFMDFHTHVDDHIGRFYLADNYETATREAMLNGITTLCTFVTQAEGQTLRQAMAAARAKALDTCHGDVLWHLTPTTFEPGDLRFLEALLEAGYRTLKFYTTYRPAGLYVSYQSLGDLFQRLSPLGATFMVHCEDDDIIAHVEPGALDLSKAVSHTRLRSEEAEVEAIRRVTELALAKGASLHVVHVSTLEGARAIVAAKAEGDVSMETCPQYLYLDETFLQRPDGHHWLCSPPLRGHREAFRALAREGAFDMVATDHCAFRPEDKDSWNGQDLRQVPNGMPGLGALPHVTWKIWEDDPDRSALGLATHLALNPALRAGVADRKGAILPGLDADIVVLDPHGPERPVRSTGVPTFEPFPGFTTKLHFRSVLLRGVPRVQDGRLLEPDRPMGVPLQPDPETLPFT; translated from the coding sequence ATGAAGATCGCCATCCGCAACGGCCGCGTGGCCCAGGGCGACCGCCTCGTGAAGGCCGACGTCCTCGTGGAGGACGGCCTCATCCGGGCCGTGGGGCATGCCGGCCCCGCCGACCGGGACCTGGACGCCTCGGGCTGCTACGTGCTGCCCGGCTTCATGGACTTCCACACCCACGTGGACGACCACATCGGGCGCTTCTACCTGGCCGACAACTACGAGACCGCCACCCGGGAGGCCATGCTGAACGGCATCACCACCCTGTGCACCTTCGTGACCCAGGCCGAGGGCCAGACCCTGCGCCAGGCCATGGCGGCGGCCCGGGCCAAGGCCCTGGACACCTGCCACGGGGACGTCCTGTGGCACCTGACCCCCACCACCTTCGAGCCCGGCGATCTGCGCTTCCTGGAGGCCCTGCTGGAGGCCGGGTACCGCACCCTCAAGTTCTACACCACGTACCGGCCCGCGGGGCTCTACGTGAGCTACCAGAGCCTGGGGGACCTGTTCCAGCGGCTTTCGCCCCTGGGGGCGACGTTCATGGTGCACTGCGAGGACGACGACATCATCGCCCACGTGGAGCCCGGGGCCCTGGATCTCTCCAAGGCGGTCTCCCACACGCGGCTGCGCTCGGAGGAGGCCGAAGTGGAGGCCATCCGCCGGGTGACGGAGCTCGCCCTGGCCAAGGGGGCCTCCCTGCACGTGGTGCACGTTTCCACCCTCGAGGGCGCCCGGGCCATCGTCGCCGCCAAGGCGGAAGGGGACGTCTCCATGGAGACCTGCCCCCAGTACCTCTACCTGGACGAGACCTTCCTGCAGCGCCCCGACGGCCACCACTGGCTCTGCTCGCCCCCGCTGCGCGGGCACCGGGAGGCCTTCCGCGCCCTGGCCCGGGAGGGGGCCTTCGATATGGTGGCCACGGACCACTGCGCCTTCCGGCCCGAGGACAAGGACAGCTGGAACGGCCAGGACCTGCGCCAGGTGCCCAACGGCATGCCCGGCCTGGGCGCCCTGCCCCACGTGACCTGGAAGATCTGGGAGGACGATCCCGACCGCTCCGCCCTGGGCCTGGCCACCCACCTCGCCCTCAACCCCGCCCTGCGGGCGGGGGTCGCCGACCGCAAGGGGGCCATCCTGCCCGGCCTGGACGCCGACATCGTGGTCCTGGACCCCCACGGCCCCGAGCGTCCCGTGCGCTCCACCGGGGTGCCCACCTTCGAACCCTTCCCCGGCTTCACCACGAAGCTGCATTTCCGCTCAGTGCTGCTCCGGGGCGTTCCCCGGGTCCAGGATGGGCGGCTGCTGGAACCGGACCGCCCCATGGGGGTCCCCCTCCAGCCCGATCCCGAAACCCTTCCCTTCACCTGA
- the thrC gene encoding threonine synthase encodes MTPFSYRCTDCGRTYSRDEVRYLCPECGKSYRPGIPLTGVLEAVFDYDAIGAAFDQARPDWNLFCPVETAFHPPLPVGNTPMARVDRLAAELGLGELWVKNDGLNPSGSLKDRASFLVAAEARRLGIDLIVAASTGNAASALAAVCASAGLKALIFVPEKAPKAKLVQMVLYGATVVPVKGTYDDAFRLSLEYTEKRGGLNRNTAYHPLTIEGKKTAGLEIWAQAGFRVPDAIFVSVGDGVIIGGVHKAFVDLRRAGLIDRLPRLIGVQAESSDAIHRYVETGVYADAANPTTRADSISVTCPSNAHGARRAVQESGGLTLTVTDDEILSAQAALAARTGIFTEPAGATAYAGLVKLQAGAKALPSGARAVILATGNGLKDVEAPLSRISIPPAIEPRLESLPR; translated from the coding sequence ATGACCCCATTCAGCTACCGGTGCACGGACTGCGGCCGCACGTATTCCCGCGACGAGGTCCGCTACCTTTGTCCTGAGTGCGGGAAGTCCTACCGCCCCGGCATCCCCCTCACGGGGGTGCTGGAGGCGGTGTTCGACTACGACGCCATCGGCGCCGCCTTCGACCAGGCCCGCCCCGACTGGAACCTCTTCTGCCCCGTGGAGACCGCGTTCCATCCGCCCCTGCCCGTGGGCAACACCCCCATGGCCCGCGTGGACCGCCTCGCCGCGGAACTGGGCCTGGGCGAGCTGTGGGTCAAGAACGACGGCCTCAATCCCTCCGGCAGCCTCAAGGACCGCGCCTCCTTCCTGGTGGCCGCCGAGGCCCGGCGACTGGGCATCGACCTCATCGTCGCAGCCTCCACGGGCAATGCGGCCTCGGCCCTGGCCGCGGTGTGCGCCTCGGCCGGACTCAAGGCCCTCATCTTCGTCCCCGAGAAGGCCCCCAAGGCCAAGCTGGTCCAGATGGTCCTGTACGGGGCCACGGTCGTGCCCGTCAAGGGCACCTACGACGACGCCTTCCGCCTCTCCCTCGAATACACGGAGAAGCGCGGCGGCCTGAACCGGAACACCGCCTACCACCCCCTCACCATCGAGGGCAAGAAGACCGCGGGCCTGGAGATCTGGGCCCAGGCCGGCTTCCGGGTCCCCGACGCGATCTTCGTGTCCGTGGGCGACGGGGTCATCATCGGCGGGGTGCACAAGGCCTTCGTGGACCTCCGGCGGGCCGGGCTCATCGACCGCCTCCCACGCCTCATCGGCGTCCAGGCCGAATCCTCCGACGCCATCCACCGGTACGTGGAGACGGGCGTCTACGCCGACGCGGCCAACCCCACCACCCGGGCCGACTCCATTTCCGTGACCTGCCCCAGCAACGCCCACGGGGCGCGCCGGGCCGTCCAGGAAAGCGGCGGCCTCACCCTCACCGTCACCGACGACGAGATCCTCTCCGCCCAGGCCGCCCTGGCTGCCCGTACCGGCATCTTCACGGAACCCGCGGGCGCCACGGCCTACGCCGGGCTCGTGAAGCTCCAGGCCGGCGCAAAGGCCCTTCCATCCGGGGCCCGTGCGGTTATCCTTGCCACGGGCAACGGCCTCAAGGACGTGGAGGCCCCCCTCTCCCGAATCTCCATCCCCCCCGCCATCGAACCCCGGCTGGAGTCCCTCCCCCGATGA